The Coturnix japonica isolate 7356 chromosome 6, Coturnix japonica 2.1, whole genome shotgun sequence genomic sequence CATAAAAAGTGATTACAATTTCAACACTCTACTCTCAAAAGAATGTGTAAATTTAGCTCTTTCAACCACCCCTGAACAAATGTCGAGGCTTTTGCCCCTGACTGTGCCCTCTCAGCCTGCAACCAATACACGGTTAACACCATTTCTGTCTGTCACAGGGTGGAAAATGCCAATAAAGAGAATCACCATCAGGTGTTAAACAGTATCAGCAGAGCTAAGCTAATCGCAGAGAAAGGCGTTCCGAGCTCTGGGCTCTAAGCTGATAAACCAAAAGATGAATCCCTTTCACACTGGAGAGCATTATTTGCCCAGGGAATGCAGCCATCCTCAGCCTGGCTTTCCCTGTGCAGGAGAAGGTCTGGGTTTTACCAGCTCTTACTTGGGTTGGATGCCAAGTGGCCTCACTTCTCCTCTTGTGCAACATGATCTACACACGTTGCAGGCTCTTTTTCCGCTCGCCACTGCTGTGGCCTGGAGCAGGGATTGCCATTCCCAGGGACAATCCGTCTAACTTTTCCTGTATACTTTATCAAACCCCAAAAGCTGCGTCAATGGATCCCACTGTTCATACCAAAGGATGAAACGCAGAGCATCAAAGCTTGGCACACGATCACCAGTTGGGTACCTGGAAACACACTCAGTTTAAAAGACACTCAGTTTaagactttaaaaacaaacaaataacaacaacaacaaaaaactccaaCAAAATGATCCATTTCAAACCTCTATTCGTTTACCAACCTTCAACACATCCATGGACTACAGCAGACATTTTACAACTCTCTGCTGACCAAGCTGACATTAACCTACACCGACACAAAATATGTGCAGCCATTTAGAGTCAAACACTGAACCTGCTTTCACCTCGTGACTCACAGATCCACAGCAAAAGCTACAGCCAGGAGAGAGCTCGTGGCTCCCAGACACGCATCCTCTCTCTTCCTGCTGGTCAATACGATCTTCCTGGGTTTAGTCAAGTTTCTGCCATCCACCCGATATTGTACAAACACTCTAATGTACTTGTAAGGCTTGTTTATCACCTCGCCTGCAAGCAATGGTGCTCCTTAAACAGTAATTCCTCAGCACCACTCGAGGATGCAGAACCGCCACACCTTCCATTCCTCAGCCTCAgccttccctctgcagcaggTCTTACCTTGGCTTCTACTTCTAAAATACAGTTTAACGGGAAGAAAACCTCTCCGgctatttggaaaataaaaagggggagataaacaaaaatgaagacaatTTTACAGGTCCTACTTCAGCTAAACCTTTCAGGGACTTCAATGAGAAGATAATCTTTCTGTGATTATGTCCAAACCCTCTGGTTGCTTAGCAACACATAATTAAGGAATATGTTTTCAGATCCGCTTTGCAAGCTGGCCATTATCAGATGAAATTACTGGAGCAACAAATGTCATCCTCATGCAAATGAGTTGGttgtaggggggaaaaaagaggttTGAGTAGTGAGaaagagctcagcagcactgaaacacTGCCGGCTTCCTCTTGCTGTGCGCCGGTaattcttttaaacaaaacagataaaacataGATTTTTAGAGAGTAAGGTTTGTGGTTTATATAGGAGACAAATGGCAGGAGGGAACGGCTGCTGGTTCCAAAGGAGGCTGCTCCCATGCATGCATTACTGCGGCCCCTTGCATTGATCGCGATGTGGATACGCTAACATGCTTGTGCTCCCGCATTGTGCCACTCTGTCCTTCTCTCGGGCTTTGGGGAATTGGTGATTTAAAAGCACTGCCTGGATGTACTGCTTTTGCCTCTGATCCGTGTCAACACAAAGCGCGTTGCCTAATATTTAAGTATTGCTATAAATCAATACCTTACGCCAGCTGCACAAAGGATGCCTGAGCATGAAAGAAAGGGCATCCCCTCTCGAGCTGTGTAATTACAGTAAGCCAGGGCAAGGGCTGCGCCAACCGGCTGCGTTTTGACAACTTTATCACTTCCACTCACAAAATCCTTCTTTATTTAGATTCCTGTGGAATGCCATCACTGGTTTGGCACTGTTTCCACGCCTATAAATGGTAGACTTTTATTAAGGCTTTGTGTGCGTGTGCTTGCAGGGTACGTTGTTTGAGACTTGTCTGTATGGCCGCTCAGATAAACTATGCAGAGAGCAAATTCCCTGCCCAGACACACTGccaggaaaaaacatttcaagggtttttctgtgcatttttcaaACAAGTCAAGCCACAAATGAACAGATTTCCTGATTTTCCCCTTACTTGGTGGCATATTTTTGGGGCTACTATCTCCTAAGCCTGCCCAAACCACCCAGCTGTATATCGCAGCTTctgaaaggggaagggagaagaggagccaccattcatttttattgttctaGAGCTTAACGATGAGCTTTTAGTTTTAAGCACAGCCCTATTACTTTAACAGCTATATCACTTCCCTTATAGGCATCTCCAGAAGGAAATCAGGGGGATTATTTTATATGCCTgataaaacagcaaattaataagaagaaaagactcAGGTAATAGCCAAAGGTAAGTCGATTCCCGAGTAATGCCATCAGCTATCTGATGAATTCAGTCAAAACAATGCTAACTACTTCCTTGAGGAACGCATCTGTGCCTGATAACAGCAGTAAGAAGTCGATCTGCAGCAAGCCCCGTGGTCCTAATTGCTCAGCAAGAGCCGTATCTGATCTCCCATTCTCCACAAACAACAGGATGGAAAGCTTACCCATGGCTGTGTTACCTGACGTGCTGCTAGCTGAAGTTAGctgagcaaataaaatatttagaatttaACCACCACGGGGAAAACCAGCATCTCTAGCTGTGTGTGGCCTTATAAAGAAACCCTTTTCTAAATAGGAGAGGCACCTAATATTTTGGCACAAAACCCAACTACGCCCGCCCACATTTCTTAGGAATTcatataaacaacaacaaagtgaCTCTAAACtaccacacacacaaagatcCTTAGGAGATTACTTGGTTCAGGCGATGCCATCGTGGAGACAATGACAGGAGGCCCCGTGCGCCTGCTGAGCTTCGGGTACGGGGAGAGCTGTGCGGGGAACGTGGGGCCGGTGGGGGCCAGGCTGCTGTCCCCGGGTGCACCCGGCCGGCGGAGGAGCTGTGGGCTGCCAtgtgggctgggggctggggatgctgccGTCCGCTCTCTCTTCATCAGCTCCATGGGCACGGTGTAGGTTGTTGGGTACGCCGTTTTGGGGCTGGCATGTGGGTTGGCCGTGGCCACGGGTGTGCCAGAAGGAGCAGAATAGGTGGACATCGGCCGTGGGTGCACGTTGCAAGGCAGGGGTGTGCTGTATCCAGAATTGGAGAGGAATTGCGGCCCCTGCGGAGTGCCGGTGGGGTAGGTGGTCTCCAGTAGGTGCTGGGTTGGGGCGCTGGATGGCCGCCGGTGCATCTCCCCAGCCCTCGGGGAGGGTGGCTGCAATGGAGGCTGTGGGGCGGTGAGGCCATCGGCAGCCGGTCCCGATCCCACGCTCAGCCCGTAGTCTCCTGGCAGCTCGCCGCGGTGGCTGAAGCTGTTGGAGCGGGTCCTGGGGCGCAGCGTTCCGCTCCTCCGCTCCTGCCGCTGCAGCTGCATTTCGGCCTTGTAGTTGTGGGCGATGCGTGACAGCACACGTGCCTGCCCCAGGTTGGGAGCCACCGACTTGATGTCGTTCTCCTCCatcatggccagcaggttggGCGAGTcaaagccctgctgcagcagagcgGCAAAGGTGCTCTCCGAGACACCCTCGGCACGCAGCAATGCCACGAACTCGGGGTCAAAGctcctcttcccctcctgcccAGGGAAGGCTGTGGACACCGGCGGGTGGGTCGGTGCAACTGCCATTGTCTCATAGCTGTCGTAGGGGCCCTTGGTGCCGGTGCTTTCCCGGCCTGGCCCATAGCCACCAGTGGGATCCACCACTAGGCACGTAGGGACAGCCTGTCTGCTGCCCGCTGCCTCAGGAGGCCGCTCAGCTCCATCGCCGTAGGCTGGACGGCCGGGGAAGTTTGGTGGCTCTGCTCCATACCGCAGGCCGGGGGGCTCCGTGCCGTACCGTGCCGGAGAGACGTCCCTGTTGCGCATTCGCTGCCCATCcatggccattttggggtctctgtAGAGTCGGGCAGCCTCTGGGGGTGCAGGTGGGCGGCCCGGAGCCTGGTCCCAGGACAGCCGGCTGCCTGGTGCTCCGTAGCTTGCTGGCGGCCGGCTCATCGCCTGGTAGCAACGAGGGTCCTTGGGTGACCTAGCGGCCAAGGACGGGTCGCTGTAGTAATCCTGGGTGCCCCGTCCTGCCATGACTGCCTGCCGGTCACAGTAGGTGAAGTCAGGGACAGAGCCCTTCCTGAGGGGCCCCGGGGCGAAGGCAGCATCCTGGTAGGGGTACGCCTCTTGCTTCAGCTCCGCACCGCCCTGCAAGATGATATCGTTGGCACGGAGGCCTGGTGGTTCATACCAGCCACCCTCACCACCGTAGGTCAGGGAGCTCCTCCGGCCCGGCGGCCTCTGGTACTCGAAAGCATTCTCACCCTCCCAGGCGCCCTCGTACCAACCGGCAGCATCCCAGCTCTGCGAGCGGCCGATGTTGGGGTGCTTGCTGGGGATGGGCATCACCACCGCACCGCTTGCTCCAACTGGGACGGAGAAGTAGAGGCACCTTCCTTCTCACCGCTTCCCCGGCCAGCATCAACAGCAGACCGTGCCCGGCTCGAGCCCTCCCTTCACAAGCTGACTGGTGGCTTTATCTTTCCAAGTGTCACCTGAATTATTAATCCTTCGAAACTTTAGGAGGCGAAGCATGTAACCCGGCCTGGCTGCACGGCGGTGGGGGAAGGACCTTCCCGTGCAGCACAGCCGTAGGAGAGGGCTGCTGCACTCAGCTCCAATGCTTTATCCTCTGCCGCTCGGGACAGTGTGCTCACATGGACAACTGGCCGAGCAGCGCGGGGATTAGAGGCTAAATAAAACCGCTAAAGCCTTTCCTCCATGTGACATCATTTTAGCCCGATGAAATCTCCTGCACCAACCCAGCCTTCAATCTCAGTGCAATTTCTCCCCccagtgattttatttatttatttttgcatgttgCTTTTgacacatttttaatgtgtttcagtTGTCTCCTTCCTCGTAAATTCacagctcccacctgcagcagtgcctgcagagaATGGGCGGTGAGATAACAGAACGTGCGCGCATCCGCACGGCCCCACGCACAcgtacagaaataaaaaggaaagctcCAATGTCAGCTCAATCTTAATCCGCTCTGATGAAATGCTAATCCGCTGCACACAGCTAAGGACAAATTAAATGGGAGCAAGTAGGCAGGCCTATAAAAAGACCAGTGCTGGATACTCAGGAATACAAGAGCGATTAGAAATTAGTTAGGTATCTGTTTAACGCTTTATGGATATTgtcatttgctttggaaatgttttttttttttggttgtagTTTTAAATTAACTGCACTAACAAGGCACCAAAAGGGTTCTTTACATTATTATCACAACACGCAAAACCTCTCATCATCCCAGAACAGAAAACTGTGGAGGTGCAATATGGAATGTATAATTCTAAGACCCTACCAGAGGTCATGGGCGAGGAGGGGTGGATCAAAGGATCTAAACCCCGGCCCTGCAAAGCAAAAAGGCGTAAGAGACCTCTGCCTATTATCTCCTATTtccttcaggaaataaataaataaataaatgtttatgagATGGGAAAACACTCAAAGACAACAGACTAAACTCAATTTGTACCTCGTGGTCTTTCAGTATTCAcacagagtattttttttttacagttagAGTACGCAGAAGGATTCAGCTGGAATCACACCACAGAAAACTGTCATTTGGAAACATAATAAAGATTTCCATATATAGTTACCATTTTCAGAAAAGCCATTAGAATGGCTCCCCAAAACACATTTCTAACTTATCACGCGCTGCTTTTGCTCACACATTCCTCTTCCCAAAGAACAGGTCATCCAGAACTTAGGTAGCAAATCACTGTGAGCgaagcaacattttctttctctaattaAAACACTTAGAAGGAAACAATtttgtccttctctgcagcagtaACAAATTTCTTCACCTCAAATACGTGCCATCCAGGATGGACTCAGCAAAGGCAGAACAACCACCTTTGGTCTGTTTGCAAGACAGCTTCTAATCCACAACAAATGTTTGGTGCACTGGCCATCACATGGTAGACTATTGTGCTATTATGATAGCTAAATCACTAATACAGTCTAAATCTTCTACTTGCCTATCATACTAATGCCTCTGGGCTATATTTCTGACCCAAATACTGACAGGATCTTTGAGTAATCCCTAAATTTCTTTATTGCAGTAAATATTACAAATCCTCTTCAAACATTCTCTCCTCCAATTCTGTCCCCGAGAACCACAGCCTTTAAAATTAAGTTGGATATTACACAGACATGCAAAACATGGGCCCCAAAAGATTATTTATGCAATTCACAGAGAGTATCTGATTGGCATCATATTGAATTAACTAATGAACTTAAGGCACActggaaaatttcttcttttgtgagAATCAAAATGGGAAGACACATTTGTGgcttagaaataaaacagagaacattctaacaaacaaaaacattttattacaaCAACATTTTGgtaaagaataaaatgtattcCCCACTGGATACAGAGAGATCTGTTCCATTTGTTTGCTCTGAAGCGGCAGAAGAAAAGTCCTAAAAATGTATAtgcaagaataataaaatactcGTCTATAGATCAAGGGCATCTTCCAtcattgttttcaaagaaactgGTAATGAACTTAGCCACCATGCTAAGCCCTAGTTGGCAAcgggaaaaaaacaaacatgtcaCAGAGAAATTAAACTCTATAAGTGCTATAATCTTGAACAACTGCAAGGGAAGTCAGAAGGGAGCTCTGAGCATTTACTGCCTCTGAAAAAAACCAAAGGTTTCCATAAGCCCTTGGGTTGCTGCCCTTGGACAGCttggtctggtggctggtgatACTGCATGTAGCAAgggggctgaaactagatgatcatgaTCAATgatccaggccattctatgattctaagatggACACATGAAGAAACTTCACCCATCCCAAAAGATCAGGGTGCCCTATTCCTGTGTGGGTTCAGCAGGAGCCAAAGATCCATCTCCAAGATCCCCccagcccaggagcagctcGCACACCACAAGTACAACTGCATCAGTCCCTCCAGGTGCAAGAGCTGGGGCAGCAGGATGTGCTTGGATCATGCTTGACCAACACAAGCAAGGAAACTTCAACTTCGGACCGATGCCAGGAGCATTCTTAAATAATGGATGATTTACTGTATGTACATGGCCCTCCAAGGATCAGATCACCAATTCCTGGGCTCTGTGCTAAGCACGGGTAAAGGCCTGAAGGATCAGGGGCTGTTGGTCTTGtccttctccctgcagccacagtAGGATGGTACATGTGTTCTGAGCCAAGAAATGTATGTGTATGAAATGACTGGAATGAAGTATTTACAGATGGGCAGCAAggttcttttgctttccttccttttgcattcatagcagcagctccttgcacaaATACCAGTGCTCTGTAGCTATTTCTGAGCTCAGAACCAGGTGGCAATTGCCAGGAGAGGGTGTGGGGGCATGAGGGCACAACCCAACCCAATGCAACCCAAtacaacacaacccaacacaatGCAACACAACCTCAATGATCCCAGCTGCACCTCAGGAAGCGGGcactggcagtgctgccatgaGGGGGAGACAAGGACTGCTGGACAGGCAAAAAACGTATTTTCCCCTTTATCTTTTAATTCTAGAGgtatttaggggaaaaaaacaacagcatgcagaagcaaaaggaaaagaaaaaagctgatcAAGAGATTAAATGCTTTGGTATTTCAGACCACGTGAAAAATGCACAGTTGTGACTTGGTACACTGGGTTTCAATTTAGTGTCGGTATAACATATAGTACATTTTGCAAACAACTCAGAAGtctcctctgaaaaaaaaaaggtaacagATGAGAAGAAAGGTGGGCCCACCACTCAAACACCACAGTCTAAATGAATGGAA encodes the following:
- the CTBP2 gene encoding C-terminal-binding protein 2 isoform X2, producing the protein MPIPSKHPNIGRSQSWDAAGWYEGAWEGENAFEYQRPPGRRSSLTYGGEGGWYEPPGLRANDIILQGGAELKQEAYPYQDAAFAPGPLRKGSVPDFTYCDRQAVMAGRGTQDYYSDPSLAARSPKDPRCYQAMSRPPASYGAPGSRLSWDQAPGRPPAPPEAARLYRDPKMAMDGQRMRNRDVSPARYGTEPPGLRYGAEPPNFPGRPAYGDGAERPPEAAGSRQAVPTCLVVDPTGGYGPGRESTGTKGPYDSYETMAVAPTHPPVSTAFPGQEGKRSFDPEFVALLRAEGVSESTFAALLQQGFDSPNLLAMMEENDIKSVAPNLGQARVLSRIAHNYKAEMQLQRQERRSGTLRPRTRSNSFSHRGELPGDYGLSVGSGPAADGLTAPQPPLQPPSPRAGEMHRRPSSAPTQHLLETTYPTGTPQGPQFLSNSGYSTPLPCNVHPRPMSTYSAPSGTPVATANPHASPKTAYPTTYTVPMELMKRERTAASPAPSPHGSPQLLRRPGAPGDSSLAPTGPTFPAQLSPYPKLSRRTGPPVIVSTMASPEPSIRPQIMNGPMHPRPLVALLDGRDCTVEMPILKDLATVAFCDAQSTQEIHEKVLNEAVGAMMYHTITLTREDLEKFKALRIIVRIGSGFDNIDIKAAGELGIAVCNIPSAAVEETADSTVCHVLNLYRRNTWLYQALREGTRVQSVEQIREVASGAARIRGETLGLIGFGRTAQAVAVRAKAFGFNVIFYDPYLQDGIERSLGVQRVYTLQDLLYQSDCVSLHCNLNEHNHHLINDFTIKQMRQGAFLVNTARGGLVDEKALTQALKEGRIRGAALDVHESEPFSFAQGPLKDAPNLICTPHTAWYSEQASLEMREAAATEIRRAITGRIPESLRNCVNKEFFVTTAPWSVIDQQAIHPELNGATYRYPPGMVSVAPGGIPAAMEGIMPGGIPVTHNLPTVAHPSQAPSPNQPTKHGDNREHPNEQ